In Takifugu flavidus isolate HTHZ2018 chromosome 13, ASM371156v2, whole genome shotgun sequence, the following are encoded in one genomic region:
- the st3gal2 gene encoding CMP-N-acetylneuraminate-beta-galactosamide-alpha-2,3-sialyltransferase 2: protein GAGIWPWGGRVPSSTLYRERRWGWGSWGGGPSRDVYRLSELRDWPPGGTPGPGGDGVDKGSKARCSCRVWVFLVSLTLVFLTSLFFSVSLRGGVGFNYLEAPGWEESRRVKLVPSYAGARRPSAAASSQQRTCECPRCVGDPGASDWFDENYDPDVSPVWTRDNGQLPPDVYYWWVMLQPQFKPHSIQQVLLKLFQVVPGRSPYGSWDPGRCLRCAVVGNSGNLRGAGYGATIDGHNYIMRINLAPTVGFEEDAGSHTTHHFMYPESAKNLAANVSFVLVPFKTLDLVWITSALSTGQIRFTYAPVKQFLRVDKDKVQIFNPAFFKYVHDRWTRHHGRYPSTGMLVLFFALHVCDEVNVFGFGADGRGNWHHYWEQNRYSGEFRKTGVHDADYEAQIIQRLAKAGKITVFPGK, encoded by the exons GGGGCGGGAATATGGCCGTGGGGGGGCCGCGTCCCATCCTCCACCCTCTACCGGGAGAGACGGTGGGGCTGGGGGTCGTGGGGTGGGGGCCCGTCCAGGGATGTCTACAGGCTGTCTGAGCTCAGGGACTGGCCCCCCGGGGGGACGCCCGGTCCAGGGGGGGACGGCGTTGATAAGGGGAGCAAGGCCAGGTGCTCCTGCAGGGTCTGGGTGTTCCTGGTCTCGCTGACCCTGGTCTTCCTCACCTCGCTCTTCTTCTCCGTCTCGCTGCGCGGGGGCGTTGGGTTCAACTACCTGGAGGCGCCGGGGTGGGAGGAGTCGAGGCGCGTGAAGCTGGTGCCCAGCTACGCAGGTGCACGCCGCCCGTCTGCCGccgccagcagccagcagaggacCTGCGAGTGTCCTCGCTGCGTGGGCGACCCCGGCGCCTCCGACTGGTTCGACGAGAACTACGACCCCGACGTGTCTCCGGTCTGGACCAGGGACAACGGCCAGCTGCCTCCGGACGTCTACTACTGGTGGGTG atgctgcagcccCAGTTCAAGCCCCACAGCATCCAGCAGGTCCTGCTCAAGCTCTTCCAG GTGGTCCCAGGAAGGTCGCCCTACGGCTCCTGGGACCCGGGACGCTGTCTGCGCTGTGCTGTTGTGGGCAACTCCGGGAACCTGCGGGGGGCCGGATACGGAGCCACCATCGATGGGCACAACTACATCATGAG GATCAACTTGGCTCCGACCGTGGGCTTCGAAGAGGACGCGGGCAGCCACACCACTCATCACTTCATGTACCCGGAGAGCGCCAAGAACCTGGCGGCCAACGTCAGCTTCGTTCTGGTCCCCTTCAAGACGCTGGACCTGGTGTGGATCACCAGCGCTCTGTCCACGGGTCAGATCCGATT CACCTACGCTCCGGTCAAGCAGTTCCTGCGGGTGGACAAGGACAAG GTCCAGATCTTCAACCCTGCGTTCTTCAAATACGTGCACGACCGCTGGACCAGACACCACGGGCGCTACCCGTCCACCGGCATGCTGGTGCTGTTCTTCGCCCTGCACGTCTGCGATGAG GTCAATGTCTTCGGCTTTGGGGCGGACGGCCGTGGGAACTGGCACCACTACTGGGAGCAGAACCGCTACTCTGGAGAATTCCGGAAGACCGGCGTCCACGATGCGGACTACGAAGCCCAGATCATCCAGCGGCTGGCCAAGGCCGGCAAGATCACCGTGTTCCCTGGGAAGTAA
- the aars1 gene encoding alanine--tRNA ligase, cytoplasmic, which translates to MDSTLTAAQIRQKFIDFFLRHEHSYVHSSATVPLDDPTLLFANAGMNQFKPIFLNTIDPSHPMAKLRRAANTQKCIRAGGKHNDLDDVGKDVYHHTFFEMLGSWSFGDYFKQLACKMALELLTQEFGISIDRLYVTYFGGSEEAGLEADLECKQLWIDLGMDEARILPGSMKDNFWEMGDTGPCGPCSEIHYDRIGGRDASHLVNMDDPNVLEIWNLVFIQFNRESESVLKPLPKKSIDTGMGLERLVSVLQNKMSNYDTDLFLPYFEAIQQGTGARPYTGKVGAEDVDGIDMAYRVLADHARTLTIALSDGGRPDNTGRGYVLRRILRRAVRYSHEKLGAQRGFFASLVDVVVKSLGDAFPELRKDPEMVKDVINEEEVQFLKTLSRGRRILDRKIISLGESKTVPGDTAWLLYDTYGFPLDLTSLIAEEKGLNVDLAAFEEEKKAAQLKSQGKGAGDEDHIMLDIYAIEELRTKGVAATDDSLKYRYSSDERGQYEFQPASATVLALRRDRTFCTEVSSGQECGVLLDQTSFYAEQGGQTFDEGFMVREDDSTGDRMEFTVKNTQVRGGYVLHVGTVYGTLKLGDQVTLHVDEARRRLVMSNHTATHILNFALRGVLGEADQRGSLVAPDRLRFDFTAKGALSTGEVRRTEEIACALIKEAKTVYALDAPLAQAKAIQGLRAVFDETYPDPVRVVSIGIPVEELLKDPDSTAGSLTSIEFCGGTHLQNSAHAAPFVIVSEEAIAKGIRRIVAVTGGEAQKAQRKAEALHQALSALSAKVQQQAAPNKDVQKEIADMTESVGTAVISQWRKDEMREAVKGLKKVMDDLDRSYKADIQKRVLEKTSEVIQNKPNQPLLIMEMETGASAKALNESLKLLKSQSPQTAAMLFTVDPDAGKVTCLCQVPQEVASRGLKASEWVQELCPLLDGKGGGKDMSAQATGKNPQGLQEALQVADRFARMKLGEN; encoded by the exons ATGGATTCCACTTTGACTGCAGCTCAGATCCGCCAGAAGTTCATCGACTTCTTCCTCCGTCACGAGCACAGCTACGTGCACTCGTCGGCCACCGTGCCGCTGGATGACCCCACGCTGCTGTTCGCCAATGCGGGCATGAACCAG TTCAAGCCCATCTTCCTCAACACCATCGACCCGTCCCACCCCATGGCCAAGCTGCGGCGTGCCGCCAACACCCAGAAGTGCATCCGTGCAGGAGGCAAACACAATGACCTGGACGATGTGGGCAAAGACGTCTACCATCACACCTTCTTCGAGATGCTGGGGTCCTGGTCCTTCGGCGACTACTTCAAG CAACTGGCCTGTAAGATGGCCTTGGAGCTCCTGACTCAGGAGTTCGGGATTTCCATAGACCGTCTTTATGTCACCTACTTTGGCGGTAGCGAGGAGGCGGGCCTGGAGGCCGACCTGGAGTGCAAACAGCTCTGGATCGATCTGGGAATGGACGAGGCTCGCATCCTGCCCGGCAGCATGAAGGACAACTTCTGGGAAATGGGCGACACCGGGCCCTGCGGCCCCTGCAGCGAGATCCACTACGATCGCATCGGAGGGAGGGACGCGTCTCACCTGGTCAACATGGACGACCCCAATGTCCTGGAGATCTGGAACCTGGTGTTCATCCAGTTCAACAG AGAGTCTGAAAGCGTCCTGAAGCCTCTGCCTAAGAAGAGCATCGACACGGGGATGGGCCTGGAGCGGCTGGTGTCCGTCCTGCAGAACAAGATGTCCAACTACGACACGGACCTCTTCCTGCCCTACTTCGAAGCCATTCAGCAG GGGACAGGTGCTCGGCCCTACACTGGGAAAGTAGGTGCTGAGGACGTGGACGGCATCGACATGGCCTACCGCGTCCTGGCCGACCACGCACGCACCCTCACCATCGCCCTGTCGGATGGCGGTCGGCCTGACAACACGGGAAGAGG ATATGTGTTGAGGAGGATCCTGCGCCGGGCCGTCCGCTACTCCCACGAGAAGCTGGGAGCTCAGAGAGGATTCTTTGCCTCATTGGTCGACGTGGTGGTCAAATCTCTG GGTGACGCCTTCCCAGAGTTGAGAAAAGACCCGGAAATGGTGAAGGACGTCATTAACGAGGAGGAAGTGCAGTTCCTGAAAACGCTCAGCAGAGGGCGCCGGATCCTCGACCGGAAGATCATCAGTCTGGGAGAGTCAAAGACCGTCCCAG GTGACactgcgtggctgctgtacgaCACCTACGGGTTCCCTCTGGACCTGACCTCCCTCATCGCCGAGGAGAAAGGCCTGAACGTGGACCTGGCTGCTtttgaggaagagaagaaggcgGCACAG ttAAAGTCCCAGGGGAAGGGTGCCGGGGACGAGGACCACATCATGTTGGACATTTATGCCATTGAAGAGCTGCGCACCAAAGGCGTGGCCGCCACAGACGACTCTCTCAAGTACCGATACTCCTCAGACGAGCGGGGCCAGTACG AGTTCCAGCCGGCCTCCGCCACTGTGCTGGCCCTGCGTCGGGACCGCACCTTCTGCACTGAGGTGAGCTCGGGGCAGGAGTGCGGCGTGCTGCTGGACCAGACGTCCTTCTACGCAGAGCAGGGGGGGCAGACGTTCGACGAGGGGTTCATGGTCCGAGAGGACGACAGCACCGGAGAC AGGATGGAGTTCACGGTGAAGAACACCCAGGTCCGGGGGGGGTATGTCCTCCACGTGGGGACGGTCTACGGGACGCTGAAGCTGGGAGACCAAGTGACCTTACATGTGGACGAG GCTCGCCGGCGCCTGGTCATGAGCAACCACACGGCCACGCACATCCTCAACTTTGCTCTGCGGGGAGTTCTGGGGGAGGCGGACCAGAGGGGCTCCCTGGTGGCCCCCGACCGCCTGCGCTTCGACTTCACGGCTAAAGGGGCGCTGAGCACGGGCGAGGTGCGGCGGACCGAGGAGATCGCGTGCGCCCTGATAAAGGAAGCCAAG acGGTGTACGCCCTGGACGCCCCTCTAGCTCAGGCCAAGGCCATTCAGGGGCTGCGCGCGGTGTTTGACGAGACCTACCCCGACCCGGTCCGAGTGGTGTCCATCGGCATCcccgtggaggagctgctgaaggacccCGACAGCACCGCCGGGTCGCTCACCTCCATCGAGTTTTGTGGGGGAAC CCACCTGCAGAACTCGGCTCACGCCGCTCCGTTTGTCATCGTTTCTGAGGAGGCCATCGCCAAGGGCATCCGCCGCATCGTGGCTGTGACGGGGGGAGAAGCGCAGAAG GCCCAGAGGAAGGCAGAGGCGCTGCACCAGGCTCTGTCTGCGCTGAGCGCCAAGGTCCAGCAGCAGGCCGCCCCCAACAAGGACGTCCAGAAAGAAATCGCCGACATGACGGAG TCCGTAGGCACCGCAGTCATCTCCCAGTGGCGCAAGGATGAGATGAGAGAAGCTGTGAAGGGCCTGAAGAAGGTGATGGATGACCTGGACCGGAGCTACAAGGCCGACATCCAAAAGAGGGTCCTGGAAAAGACCAGCGAGGTGATCCAGAACAAGCCCAACCAGCCGCTGCTCATCATGGAGATGGAGACTGGAGCCTCGGCAAAG GCTCTGAACGAGTCGCTGAAGCTGCTCAAGTCTCAGTCTCCTCAGACGGCCGCCATGCTCTTCACCGTAGACCCTGACGCTGGCAAGGTCACCTGCCTGTGCCAGGTCCCTCAG gaagTGGCCAGCCGTGGCCTGAAGGCCAGCGAGTGGGTCCAGGAGTTGTGCCCCCTCCTGGATGGAAAAGGAGGCGGCAAGGACATGTCGGCTCAGGCGACTGGGAAGAACCCTCAGGGCCTGCAGGAGGCGCTGCAGGTGGCCGACCGCTTCGCTCGCATGAAGCTGGGAGAGAACTGA
- the exosc6 gene encoding exosome complex component MTR3, whose translation MPTDTKRVRGPDVSQSPSLFVCQPADGVSPQGPRADGRRRDQVDVRPVFVRCGLVSQAKGSAYIEAGNTKLMCCVYGPRETERKDETDMKCGRLTTDMRFAPFSCPERGSWIQGSQEKDFSTMLQESLQPAVRLHKYPRSQIEVNMMVLENSGSVLAHAITCASLALADAGIEMYDLVLGCSLRQNGASYVADPTYAEENDRGPDQSRNQGSLTVAFLPSLNQISGLQSDGEMSEDTLTAGVRTCIEGCYKLYPLVQQVLSRCVSRAACAPPPR comes from the exons ATGCCGACGGATACCAAACGTGTCCGCGGGCCGGACGTCTCCCAGAGCCCGTCGCTGTTTGTGTGCCAGCCAGCGGACGGTGTGTCCCCGCAGGGCCCGAGAGCCGACGGCCGGCGGCGGGACCAGGTGGACGTGCGGCCGGTGTTTGTCCGGTGCGGCCTGGTGAGCCAGGCTAAAGGCTCCGCGTACATCGAGGCTGGAAACACCAAGCTGATGTGCTGCGTTTACGGCCccagagaaacagaaaggaaaGACGAGACCGACATGAAATGTGGAAG ACTGACCACTGACATGCGCTTTGCTCCGTTTTCCTGCCCGGAGAGAGGATCCTGGATTCAGGGAAGCCAGGAGAAGGATTTTTCCACCATGCTGCAGGAGAGTCTGCAGCCCGCCGTGCGCCTTCACAAGTATCCCCGCTCCCAGATCGAGGTCAACATGATGGTTCTGGAGAACAGTGGTTCGGTTCTGGCCCACGCCATCACCTGTGCTTCTCTGGCACTGGCAGATGCTGGGATTGAAATGTATGACCTGGTGTTGGGATGCTCCCTCCGTCAGAACGGTGCCTCTTACGTGGCCGATCCGACCTACGCGGAGGAAAACGACCGGGGTCCGGACCAGAGCCGGAACCAGGGCAGCCTGACGGTGGCGTTCCTCCCCAGCCTCAACCAGATCTCTGGACTGCAGTCAGACGGAGAAATGTCGGAGGACACGCTGACGGCCGGGGTGCGGACCTGCATCGAGGGCTGTTATAAACTGTACCCGCTGGTCCAGCAGGTgctgagcaggtgtgtgagcagggCCGCCTGTGCACCGCCCCCCCGCTGA
- the tgm2l gene encoding LOW QUALITY PROTEIN: protein-glutamine gamma-glutamyltransferase 2 (The sequence of the model RefSeq protein was modified relative to this genomic sequence to represent the inferred CDS: inserted 1 base in 1 codon), whose product MDSRGLMVGVDLRSHQNNLAHRTREMDGERLVVRRGQPFSVAVQWRRALPPRHYLDLVLHLGVKNEQVVKVQTERGAGDKWWFQQQGVQEDVLLTLHSPADAAIGHYRLAVLVMSPGGHMVEQVGRHFHLLFNPWCKDDTVYLPEESLLQEYIMNEDGIIYTGSWDYIHSLPWNYGQFEDHVLDICFQVLDNSKKALKNSLKDLSRRCDPVYIGRTITAMVNANDDRGVLVGRWTEPFSDGVSPSRWTGSVPVLRQWSQSGTRAVKYGQCWVFAGVTCTVLRCLGIPARVITNFNSAHDVDGNLAVDVLLDASLESSGSSREDSKWNFHCWVEAWMKREDLPPGHDGWQVLDPTPQERSDGEFCCGPCPVAAIKEGNLGVKYDAPFVFAEVNADIVHWITYADGRRQKIREDQANVGRNISTKSVFGDAREDVTRLYKYPEGSRKEREVYVKAGRRLTEPGRASRRQNRXQLSIKHGTPVFGTDFDVMVEVENVQGSGAGGQLTVLAKAVTYNALFRGECKRRSVGVHVHAHAVHREVLRLRYADYAARVSEHHLIRVEAFLTPTGRRPVMAVANISLSTPELLVQVPGKAVVWESVSAHISFANPLPVPLRGGVFTVEGAGLLPATQVQVKDSVAPGQKLSVTLPFSPMRTGVRRLLVDFDSDRLKDVKGVTTVVVHKQPPQMASRD is encoded by the exons ATGGACAGCAGGG GTCTGATGGTTGGCGTCGATCTGAGGAGTCACCAGAACAACCTGGCTCACCGTACCagggagatggatggagagcGGCTGGTGGTCCGCAGGGGTCAACCCTTCTCTGTAGCGGTGCAGTGGCGCCGCGCTCTGCCCCCGCGACACTACCTGGACCTGGTCCTGCACCTGG GTGTGAAGAACGAGCAGGTGGTGAAGGTGCAGACGGAGCGGGGGGCTGGAGACAAGTGGTGGTTCCAGCAGCAGGGGGTCCAGGAGGACGTGCTGCTCACCCTCCACAGTCCAGCAGACGCCGCCATAGGCCACTACCGTCTGGCTGTGTTGGTGATGTCACCAGGTGGTCACATGGTGGAGCAGGTGGGGCGCCACTTCCACCTGCTCTTCAACCCCTGGTGCAAAG atGACACAGTGTACCTCCCAGAGGAAAGTCTGCTCCAGGAATACATCATGAACGAGGATGGAATCATCTACACGGGGAGCTGGGACTACATCCACAGTCTTCCCTGGAATTATGGACag TTTGAGGACCATGTGCTGGACATCTGCTTCCAAGTCCTGGACAACTCCAAGAAGGCGCTGAAGAACTCGCTGAAGGACCTTTCACGCAGGTGTGATCCGGTCTACATCGGCAGAACCATCACGGCCATG GTGAACGCCAATGACGACAGGGGGGTGCTGGTCGGTCGTTGGACCGAGCCCTTCTCTGACGGTGTCTCGCCAAGTCGATGGACCGGCAGCGTTCCGGTCCTCCGGCAGTGGAGCCAGTCCGGGACCCGGGCGGTCAAGTACGGCCAGTGCTGGGTGTTTGCTGGCgtcacctgcacag TGCTGCGCTGCCTGGGGATCCCCGCCCGCGTCATCACCAACTTCAACTCGGCCCACGACGTGGACGGGAACCTGGCGGTGGACGTGCTGCTGGACGCCAGCCTGGAGAGCTCAGGCAGCAGCCGGGAGGACAGCAAATG GAACTTCCACTGTTGGGTGGAGGCCTGGATGAAGAGAGAGGACCTCCCCCCAGGACACGACGGCTGGCAGGTCTTAGACCCCACCCCCCAGGAGCGCAGTGACG GGGAGTTCTGCTGTGGCCCGTGTCCAGTGGCCGCCATCAAGGAGGGCAACCTGGGCGTGAAGTACGACGCTCCCTTCGTGTTCGCGGAGGTGAACGCCGACATCGTCCACTGGATCACGTACGCAGACGGCCGGCGGCAGAAG ATCCGGGAGGACCAGGCGAACGTGGGGAGGAACATCAGCACCAAAAGTGTGTTTGGCGACGCCAGAGAAGACGTCACCCGGCTCTACAAATACCCCGAAG GCtccaggaaggagagggaggtgtACGTGAAGGCGGGGCGGCGGCTGACAGAACCGGGGCGGGCGAGCAGACGCCAGAACC TGCAGCTGTCCATCAAACACGGCACGCCTGTGTTCGGGACCGACTTCGatgtgatggtggag GTGGAGAACGTCCAAGGCTCCGGGGCTGGAGGCCAACTGACGGTTCTGGCCAAAGCTGTAACTTACAACGCTCTGTTCCGGGGGGAGTGCAAGAGACGGTCGgtgggcgtgcacgtgcacgcgcacgcag TCCACAGGGAGGTTCTGCGCCTGCGTTACGCCGACTACGCCGCCCGTGTCTCTGAGCACCACCTGATCAGGGTGGAGGCCTTCCTGACGCCCACAGGCCGCCGCCCCGTCATGGCGGTGGCCAACATCTCCCTCAGCACACCTGAACTCCTGGTGCAG GTCCCTGGAAAAGCTGTTGTGTGGGAAAGCGTGAGCGCCCACATCTCCTTCGCCAACCCTCTCCCCGTGCCTCTGAGGGGCGGCGTCTTCACGGTGGAGGGGGCGGGACTTCTGCCCGCTACCCAGGTCCAAGTCAA gGATTCTGTAGCTCCAGGCCAGAAGCTGTCCGTCACGCTGCCCTTCTCCCCGATGCGGACCGGCGTCAGGAGGCTCCTGGTGGACTTTGACTCCGACAGACTGAAGGACGTGAAGGGCGTCACCACCGTGGTCGTCCACAAACAGCCCCCCCAGATGGCCTCGCGTGACTAA